GGTGCAGGAGGCCGAGGCGCCGCCGCCGGCGCGGGCCCTGCCCTACCGCGTCGCCCTCGAGCTTCGGTCCATGCTCGAGGGGGTGGTGGCGCGCGGCACCGGGCGGCGCGCGGCGGTGCCGGGCTACCGCGTCGCGGGCAAGACCGGGACCGTCCGCAAGGTGGGTCCCGGCGGCTATCTCGAGGACCGCTACCGGGCGCTCTTCGTGGGCATGGCCCCGGCGAGCCGCCCGCGCCTGGTGGTGGCGGTGATGATCGACGACCCCCGCGGCGAGAGCTACTACGGCGGCGAGGTGGCGGCGCCGGTGTTCGCGCGCATCATGGCCGGGGCCCTGCGGCTGCTGGACGTGCCCCCCGACGCCCTGCCCGCGGGGACGCAGGTGGCCGCCCTCGGGAGGTCGGAGCCGTGAGCGCGCTGCCGCGGCCGGTGCGCCGGCTCGACGAGATCCTCCCGGAGGCGCCGGCGGTGCCCGTGCGCGGGCTCGCCCTGGACAGCCGCCGGCTGGCGCCGGGGGAGGTCTTCCTCGCCTGCCGCGGCAGCCGCGGCCACGGCCTCGCCCACCTGGATGCGGCGCTGGCGGCCGGGGCCGCGGCGGTGCTCTGGGAGCCCGCGCCCGGGGTGGCGCCGCCGGCGGGGCTGGCGGTGCCGGCGGTGGCGGTGCCGGGGCTCGGGCGGCGAGCGGGCGAGCTCGCCGCCCGCTTCTGGGGCGATCCCTCGGCGCGGCTCGAGGTGGTGGGGATCACCGGCACCAACGGCAAGACCTCGGTGGCGCACTTCCTCGTCCAGGCGTGGGAGGCGGCGGGGGTGTCCGCAGCCTTCGTGGGCACCCTCGGCGTGGGCCGCCTGGAGGCGCTGGAGCCCACCGGCCATACCACGCCCGACCCGGTGACGCTGCAGGCGCGCCTTGCGGACTTCGCCGCCGCCGGGGTGCGCCGCGTGGCCATGGAGGTCTCCTCCCACGCCCTCGACCAGGACCGGGTCGCGGGCGTGCGCTTCCGCGCCGCGGTCTTCACCAACCTCAGCCGCGACCACCTGGACTACCACGGGGACATGGCGGCCTACGGCGCCGCCAAGGCGCGGCTGCTGGCCTGGCCGGGGCTCGCGCTGCGCGTGGTCAACGCCGACGATCCCTTCGGCGCCGCCTGGCTCGCCCGCGCGGGCGCCGAGGCCCTCACCTACGGCCTCGGCGCGGGGGCCTGGCTGCGCGCCGAGGCGGTGGAGGCGACGCCGGCGGGGCTGCGGCTGGTGCTGCGGCGCGGCCGGGAGCGGGCGGTGCTCGCCACGCCCCTGGCCGGGCGCTTCAACGCCGCGAACCTCCTCGCCGCGGCGGCGGTGCTGCTGGGGCAGGGGGCGGCCCTGGCGGAGGCGGTGCGGCTGCTCGCCGCGGTGGCGCCGGTGCCGGGGCGGATGGAGCGGCTCGGCGGCGGGGCGCTGCCGACGGTGCTCGTCGACTACGCCCACACCCCGGACGCCCTGGCCCAGGCGCTGGAGGCGGCGCGGGCCCACGCCCGCGGCAGGCTCTGGTGCGTCTTCGGCTGCGGGGGCGAGCGCGACCGCGGCAAGCGCCCCCTGATGGGGGCGGCGGCGGAGCGGCTCGCCGACGTCGTGGTGCTCACCGACGACAACCCGCGCGGCGAGGACGGTGACGCCATCATCGCCGAGATCCTGGCCGGCATGCGCCGGCCGCAGGCGGCGCGCATCGAGCGCGACCGCGGCCGCGCCATCCGCCTCGCCGTCGCCGAGGCCGGGGCGGGCGACGTGGTGCTGGTGGCGGGCAAGGGCCACGAGACCACCCAGGAGGTGGGCGGGCGGCGCCTGCCCTGGAGCGACCGCGAGGCGGTGCGCGCCGCCCTGGAGGCGCGGGCATGATCGCGATGCGCCTGCGCGAGGCCGCCGCCGCCCTGGGCCTGCCGCCGCCGGCGGCGGATGCAGGCTTCCGCGGCGTCGACACCGACAGCCGGCGGCTGCACCGCGGCGCCCTCTTCGTGGCCCTGCGCGGGACGCGCTTCGACGGCCACGACTTCGTCGCCGCCGCCGAGGCGGGCGGCGCCGCCGCGGCCCTGGTGGAGCGGCCGCTGCCGCTGGCGCTGCCGCAGCTCGTGGTCGCCGACACCCGCCGCGCCCTGGGCCTGCTGGCCCGGGCGTGGCGGCGCCGGCACGCGCCGCAGGTGGTGGGCGTCACCGGCAGCAACGGCAAGACCACGGTGAAGGAGATGGTGGCGGCGGTGGCGGCGGCGTGCGGGCCGGTGCTCGCCACCCGCGGCAATCTCAACAACGACATCGGGCTGCCCCTGACCCTCTTCGGCCTCGGGCCCGAGCACCGCACCGCGGTCCTCGAGATGGGGGCGAGCGCCCCCGGCGAGATCGCGACGCTCGCCGCCCTCGCCATCCCCCACGTGGGCATCGTCACCGGCGCCGCTGCGGCCCACCTCGAGGGCTTCGGCAGCCTCGAGGCGGTGGCGCGCACCAAGGGGGCGCTGCTCGAGGCGCTGCCCCCCGAGGGGGTCGCCGTGTTCCCGGCCGAGGACGCCTTCGCGCCGCTCTGGCGCGGTCTGGCGGCCGGGCGGCGGGTGCTGGACTACGCCCTCGGGGGCGCCGGGGCGGCGGTGCGGGGCGAGGCCGGGGCCACCACCCTGGGCCGTGACGGCTTCCGCACCCCGGTGCGGATCCGGGACGCCGAAGGGGAGTGGGTGCTCACGCTGCGGCTCGGCGGCGCCCACAACGCCCGCAACGCGCTTGCCGCCTGGGCCGCGGGGGCCGCCCTCGGGATCGCGCCGCAGGCGCGGGTCGGGGCCCTGGAGGCCATCGCGCCGCCGCCGGGCCGGCTGGCGCCGCGGCCGGCCCGCGGCGGCGGCTGGCTCATCGACGACAGCTACAACGCCAACCCGGCCTCCCTGGCGGCGGGGCTTGCGGTCCTCGCCGGGCTCGGGGGCGAGCGGGTGCTGGTGCTCGGCGACATGGCCGAGCTCGGCGCCGAGGCCGAGGCGTTGCACCGCGAGGCGGGGGCGGCGGCGCGGCGGGCGGGGATCGCACGGCTGCACGCCCTCGGGCCGCTGGCGGCGCGGGCCGCGGAGGCCTTCGGCGTCGGCGGCCAGGTCCACGAATCGGTGGGGGCGCTGCTGGATGCGGTGGAGGGCGCGCTGGGCCCCGACACCGTGGTGCTCGTCAAGGGTTCGCGCGCGATGGCGATGGAGCGCATCGTGCACGCGCTGGCGGCGGAGGGCTGAAGGCGTGCTCTACGAGCTTGCACAGCAGCTCGAGGCCCTGCACAGCGGCTTCAACGTCTTCCAGTACCTCACCTTCCGCGCCATCCTCGGGGTGCTGACCGCGCTCGCCATCTCCTTCGCCGTCGGCCCCTACCTCATCCGCCACCTGAGCTTCCGCCAGATCGGCCAGACCGTGCGCGACGACGGCCCCGCCACCCATCTCGCCAAGGCCGGCACCCCCACCATGGGCGGGGTCCTGATCCTGGTGGCGGTGGCGGCGGCGACGCTGCTGTGGTCGGATCTCGGCAACCGCTACGTCTGGATCGTCCTCGCCACCACCCTGGCCTTCGGCGCCATCGGCTTCGTCGACGACTACCGCAAGCTGGTGCGGCGCGATCCGCGCGGGCTCCCGGCGCGGTGGAAGTACCTCTGGCAGTCGGCGGCGGGGCTCGCCGTGGCCCTCGCCCTCTACCTCACCGCCGAGCACCCGGCCGAGACCGCCCTCATCGTCCCCTTCTTCAAGAACGTGGCGATCCCCCTCGGGGGCTTCTACGTGGTCCTGGCCTACTTCGTCATCGTCGGCTCCAGCAACGCCGTCAACCTCACCGACGGCCTCGACGGGCTCGCGATCCTGCCGGCGGTGATGGTGGCGGGGGCCCTCGGCATCTTCGCCTACGCCTCGGGCAACGTGCGCTTCGCCACCTACCTCGCCATCCCCTACCTCCCGGGGGTGGGCGAGCTCGTGGTCTTCTGCGGCGCCCTCGTGGGCGCGGGTCTGGGCTTTCTCTGGTTCAACGCCTACCCGGCCCAGGTCTTCATGGGCGACATCGGCGCCCTTGCGGTGGGGGCGGCGCTGGGGGTGCTGGCGGTGATCGTCCGTCAGGAGCTGGTGCTGTTCATCATGGGCGGGGTCTTCGTGGTGGAGACCCTCTCGGTGATCCTGCAGGTGGCCTCCTACAAGCTCACGGGGCGGCGCATCTTCCGCATGGCGCCGCTGCACCACCACTTCGAGCTCAAGGGCTGGCCCGAGCCCCGGGTCATCGTCCGCTTCTGGATCATCACCGTGATCCTGGTCCTGGTCGGTCTTGCGACCCTGAAGATCCGATGAGCGCGGCACGGCAGGCGGATCCGACGCGCAGCACGCTGCCCTGGCGGCGGGTGGCGGTGGCCGGGCTCGGCCGCAGCGGGGCCTCGGCGGTGCGCTTCCTGCGCCGGCGCGGCGTCGCCGTGGCCGCCACCGACAGCCGCCCCGCGCCGCCGGGGCTCGACGGGCTCGAGCCGGACGCGGGCCTGGAGCTTCGCCTCGGCGCCCTCGATCCCGCGGTCCTGGCCGGGGCCGAGCTGGTGGTGGCGAGCCCCGGCCTCGACCAGCGCCTGCCCTTCTTCGCCGAGGCCCGCCGCCGGGGGCTGCCGGTGGTGGGCGACGTGGAGCTCTTCGCGCGCCTGGCGCCGGCGCCGGTGGTGGCGGTGACGGGCTCCAACGGCAAGAGCACGGTGACGGCCCTGGTGGCGGCGATGGCCGGG
This genomic interval from Inmirania thermothiophila contains the following:
- the mraY gene encoding phospho-N-acetylmuramoyl-pentapeptide-transferase, which gives rise to MLYELAQQLEALHSGFNVFQYLTFRAILGVLTALAISFAVGPYLIRHLSFRQIGQTVRDDGPATHLAKAGTPTMGGVLILVAVAAATLLWSDLGNRYVWIVLATTLAFGAIGFVDDYRKLVRRDPRGLPARWKYLWQSAAGLAVALALYLTAEHPAETALIVPFFKNVAIPLGGFYVVLAYFVIVGSSNAVNLTDGLDGLAILPAVMVAGALGIFAYASGNVRFATYLAIPYLPGVGELVVFCGALVGAGLGFLWFNAYPAQVFMGDIGALAVGAALGVLAVIVRQELVLFIMGGVFVVETLSVILQVASYKLTGRRIFRMAPLHHHFELKGWPEPRVIVRFWIITVILVLVGLATLKIR
- a CDS encoding UDP-N-acetylmuramoyl-tripeptide--D-alanyl-D-alanine ligase, whose protein sequence is MIAMRLREAAAALGLPPPAADAGFRGVDTDSRRLHRGALFVALRGTRFDGHDFVAAAEAGGAAAALVERPLPLALPQLVVADTRRALGLLARAWRRRHAPQVVGVTGSNGKTTVKEMVAAVAAACGPVLATRGNLNNDIGLPLTLFGLGPEHRTAVLEMGASAPGEIATLAALAIPHVGIVTGAAAAHLEGFGSLEAVARTKGALLEALPPEGVAVFPAEDAFAPLWRGLAAGRRVLDYALGGAGAAVRGEAGATTLGRDGFRTPVRIRDAEGEWVLTLRLGGAHNARNALAAWAAGAALGIAPQARVGALEAIAPPPGRLAPRPARGGGWLIDDSYNANPASLAAGLAVLAGLGGERVLVLGDMAELGAEAEALHREAGAAARRAGIARLHALGPLAARAAEAFGVGGQVHESVGALLDAVEGALGPDTVVLVKGSRAMAMERIVHALAAEG
- a CDS encoding UDP-N-acetylmuramoyl-L-alanyl-D-glutamate--2,6-diaminopimelate ligase; its protein translation is MSALPRPVRRLDEILPEAPAVPVRGLALDSRRLAPGEVFLACRGSRGHGLAHLDAALAAGAAAVLWEPAPGVAPPAGLAVPAVAVPGLGRRAGELAARFWGDPSARLEVVGITGTNGKTSVAHFLVQAWEAAGVSAAFVGTLGVGRLEALEPTGHTTPDPVTLQARLADFAAAGVRRVAMEVSSHALDQDRVAGVRFRAAVFTNLSRDHLDYHGDMAAYGAAKARLLAWPGLALRVVNADDPFGAAWLARAGAEALTYGLGAGAWLRAEAVEATPAGLRLVLRRGRERAVLATPLAGRFNAANLLAAAAVLLGQGAALAEAVRLLAAVAPVPGRMERLGGGALPTVLVDYAHTPDALAQALEAARAHARGRLWCVFGCGGERDRGKRPLMGAAAERLADVVVLTDDNPRGEDGDAIIAEILAGMRRPQAARIERDRGRAIRLAVAEAGAGDVVLVAGKGHETTQEVGGRRLPWSDREAVRAALEARA